From the Anguilla anguilla isolate fAngAng1 chromosome 6, fAngAng1.pri, whole genome shotgun sequence genome, one window contains:
- the palmda gene encoding palmdelphin isoform X2, whose protein sequence is MEEAQLLKERLQAITEKRKIQEDIAKKRTEIDEEKLKLQYLKKKALREQWLQDGLSVQSSQELEARRLQAQGHQQQARLLQINIQRMEEEVEALERQEMVISKNEGFILKRLKAIEKSPEDIIKEAKADVKKEPAQGVYSAIPYIPKSYKSPNLKKQKSTDLEVKDSTKKSLFAMEINVQKNLRTGESQVLSTAAVTDREFQQKGIKVYDDGRKSIYALGSEGQVLPNKVDNLTPAEVEELLRKATVRKSKAGQEHHEPSSYSSRKKFEPGQASQGLHGLQEPHQRTPPELCYMRSEGEARPLAPHVPRPTRGRPDTTNGCSHFSNGYETGSTKNGQNSRQAPYLEHREDYRLAPFEDSKCRSRKSAIAHSDNSKVSVLNATPINMDSTEPVTMIFMGYQRVDDPDEGNQQGLGYEGAIRAELVVIDDEDDESHDPQWSHQPDGNHAYSNLGTGIE, encoded by the exons ATGGAGGAGGCGCAGCTACTGAAAGAGCGACTTCAAGCCATCACG gaaaagagaaagattcAAGAGGATATTGccaaaaaaaggacagaaattGATGAGGAAAAGTTAAAGCTTCAATACTTAAAg AAAAAAGCACTACGGGAGCAGTGGCTCCAGGATGGTCTGAGTGTCCAGAGTTCACAGGAGTTGGAAGCCAGGAGACTGCAGGCCCAGGGCCACCAGCAGCAAGCCAGACTACTGCAGATCAACATTCAGAG GATGGAGGAAGAAGTTGAGGCCCTGGAGAGGCAGGAGATGGTGATTTCAAAAAACGAAGGTTTTATCCTGAAACGACTGAAAGCCATTGAGAAATCTCCCGAAGACATAATAAAG GAAGCAAAGGCTGATGTCAAGAAAG AGCCAGCCCAGGGTGTTTATTCTGCAATTCCATACATCCCAAAATCTTACAAATCCCCAAACCTGAAGAAACAGAAAAGTACGGACCTAGAAGTCAAGGATTCGACTAAAAAAA GCCTGTTTGCCATGGAAATCAATGTCCAGAAGAACCTGCGGACAGGGGAGAGCCAGGTCCTGTCCACGGCAGCAGTCACTGACCGGGAGTTCCAGCAGAAGGGCATCAAGGTCTACGACGATGGGAGGAAGTCCATCTATGCCCTTGGCTCAGAGGGCCAGGTCCTCCCAAACAAAGTGGACAACCTCACCCCGGCGGAGGTAGAGGAACTTCTGAGGAAGGCCACGGTAAGGAAGTCCAAGGCAGGGCAGGAGCACCACGAGCCCAGCTCCTATAGCAGCCGCAAGAAGTTTGAGCCGGGGCAGGCGAGCCAGGGGCTTCATGGGCTCCAGGAGCCTCACCAGAGGACCCCTCCAGAGCTCTGTTACATGCGGTCTGAGGGGGAGGCAAGGCCTCTGGCACCACACGTTCCGCGCCCCACCAGAGGCAGGCCGGACACCACGAATGGCTGCAGCCATTTCTCCAATGGCTACGAAACGGGGTCGACAAAGAATGGGCAGAACAGCAGGCAGGCCCCCTACCTGGAGCACAGGGAGGATTACAGACTGGCACCATTTGAAGATTCCAAATGCAGGAGCAGGAAGTCGGCAATAGCTCACTCTGACAACTCCAAAGTCAGCGTCCTGAACGCCACGCCGATCAACATGGACTCAACGGAGCCCGTGACCATGATCTTCATGGGATATCAGAGAGTGGACGACCCCGACGAGGGTAACCAGCAGGGGCTGGGCTACGAGGGGGCGATTCGGGCTGAGCTGGTGGTCATCGACGACGAGGACGACGAGAGCCATGACCCACAGTGGTCACACCAACCGGATGGCAACCATGCCTACAGCAACCTCGGAACAG
- the palmda gene encoding palmdelphin isoform X1, with the protein MEEAQLLKERLQAITEKRKIQEDIAKKRTEIDEEKLKLQYLKKKALREQWLQDGLSVQSSQELEARRLQAQGHQQQARLLQINIQRMEEEVEALERQEMVISKNEGFILKRLKAIEKSPEDIIKEAKADVKKEPAQGVYSAIPYIPKSYKSPNLKKQKSTDLEVKDSTKKSLFAMEINVQKNLRTGESQVLSTAAVTDREFQQKGIKVYDDGRKSIYALGSEGQVLPNKVDNLTPAEVEELLRKATVRKSKAGQEHHEPSSYSSRKKFEPGQASQGLHGLQEPHQRTPPELCYMRSEGEARPLAPHVPRPTRGRPDTTNGCSHFSNGYETGSTKNGQNSRQAPYLEHREDYRLAPFEDSKCRSRKSAIAHSDNSKVSVLNATPINMDSTEPVTMIFMGYQRVDDPDEGNQQGLGYEGAIRAELVVIDDEDDESHDPQWSHQPDGNHAYSNLGTAGIE; encoded by the exons ATGGAGGAGGCGCAGCTACTGAAAGAGCGACTTCAAGCCATCACG gaaaagagaaagattcAAGAGGATATTGccaaaaaaaggacagaaattGATGAGGAAAAGTTAAAGCTTCAATACTTAAAg AAAAAAGCACTACGGGAGCAGTGGCTCCAGGATGGTCTGAGTGTCCAGAGTTCACAGGAGTTGGAAGCCAGGAGACTGCAGGCCCAGGGCCACCAGCAGCAAGCCAGACTACTGCAGATCAACATTCAGAG GATGGAGGAAGAAGTTGAGGCCCTGGAGAGGCAGGAGATGGTGATTTCAAAAAACGAAGGTTTTATCCTGAAACGACTGAAAGCCATTGAGAAATCTCCCGAAGACATAATAAAG GAAGCAAAGGCTGATGTCAAGAAAG AGCCAGCCCAGGGTGTTTATTCTGCAATTCCATACATCCCAAAATCTTACAAATCCCCAAACCTGAAGAAACAGAAAAGTACGGACCTAGAAGTCAAGGATTCGACTAAAAAAA GCCTGTTTGCCATGGAAATCAATGTCCAGAAGAACCTGCGGACAGGGGAGAGCCAGGTCCTGTCCACGGCAGCAGTCACTGACCGGGAGTTCCAGCAGAAGGGCATCAAGGTCTACGACGATGGGAGGAAGTCCATCTATGCCCTTGGCTCAGAGGGCCAGGTCCTCCCAAACAAAGTGGACAACCTCACCCCGGCGGAGGTAGAGGAACTTCTGAGGAAGGCCACGGTAAGGAAGTCCAAGGCAGGGCAGGAGCACCACGAGCCCAGCTCCTATAGCAGCCGCAAGAAGTTTGAGCCGGGGCAGGCGAGCCAGGGGCTTCATGGGCTCCAGGAGCCTCACCAGAGGACCCCTCCAGAGCTCTGTTACATGCGGTCTGAGGGGGAGGCAAGGCCTCTGGCACCACACGTTCCGCGCCCCACCAGAGGCAGGCCGGACACCACGAATGGCTGCAGCCATTTCTCCAATGGCTACGAAACGGGGTCGACAAAGAATGGGCAGAACAGCAGGCAGGCCCCCTACCTGGAGCACAGGGAGGATTACAGACTGGCACCATTTGAAGATTCCAAATGCAGGAGCAGGAAGTCGGCAATAGCTCACTCTGACAACTCCAAAGTCAGCGTCCTGAACGCCACGCCGATCAACATGGACTCAACGGAGCCCGTGACCATGATCTTCATGGGATATCAGAGAGTGGACGACCCCGACGAGGGTAACCAGCAGGGGCTGGGCTACGAGGGGGCGATTCGGGCTGAGCTGGTGGTCATCGACGACGAGGACGACGAGAGCCATGACCCACAGTGGTCACACCAACCGGATGGCAACCATGCCTACAGCAACCTCGGAACAG